A genomic region of Nostoc sp. UHCC 0702 contains the following coding sequences:
- a CDS encoding translation initiation factor: MSSDNSKSSDKRFAYREFGNGNSAATERPIPELPPQQQNLRVQATRAGRKGKTVTVITGFQAKPETLSDLLKQLKTQCGTGGTVKDNEIEIQGEHKQKILEILTKLGYKAKISGG, encoded by the coding sequence ATGTCTTCTGACAATTCCAAGTCTTCCGACAAACGCTTTGCCTACCGTGAATTTGGTAACGGCAACTCTGCCGCCACCGAAAGGCCAATTCCTGAACTACCGCCGCAACAGCAAAATCTGAGAGTGCAAGCAACCCGTGCTGGACGCAAGGGTAAAACCGTGACGGTGATTACTGGTTTTCAAGCCAAACCAGAAACCTTGAGTGATTTACTAAAACAATTAAAAACCCAGTGCGGTACCGGTGGCACAGTCAAAGATAATGAAATTGAAATTCAAGGTGAACACAAACAGAAAATTCTGGAAATTTTGACCAAGCTAGGTTACAAAGCTAAAATTAGTGGTGGCTAA